Proteins from a single region of Bremerella sp. JC817:
- a CDS encoding TROVE domain-containing protein, whose translation MANKQLFGNKKSKRPRANAQNNAGGIAYHLPPKQALAQLATTGCLSSTFYVSAQQQLDDMVKLAERIDDNVFLAKLAIYARQRGMMKDMPAALLVILSTRDNELTHQVFDRIVDNGRMLRSVFQMVRSGQFGRTGLSSSLKRAFQRWLNEASTQKLLSASIGNDPSLRDVLRMARPKPKDNQRRALFGWLTNKPVAQWAPATLADLPEEVRRLEEYRQAKYADYQVRLLEGLKVRWDMLADKALDDKVWKEIAKQMGPQALRMNLNTLLRHGVLRGFRGKPDAEMVSMIAKRFADENEIKRSKQLPYQYLAAYKFADEKMPQAIKGALHRAAEIACQNVPQLPGPVLIGLDVSGSMHWPVTGYQGFGATSAMKCVDVAALFAAAILRRNPDSVVVPFDTAAYEARIDPNDSILSLSERLARYGGGGTNCSKALEAANTRYADRPFVGAVLLSDNESWVTSGPSYGTSQTEVMQQWQKFVGNQMKLRGHEIASPKLICIDLQPNKTTQAPDRKDILNVGGFSDAVFQVVASFLEGDAGQFVAQIEATNLSS comes from the coding sequence ATGGCGAACAAGCAGCTATTCGGAAACAAGAAGTCGAAGCGACCGCGAGCCAACGCCCAGAACAACGCCGGCGGGATCGCCTACCATCTGCCGCCCAAGCAAGCCTTGGCGCAGTTGGCAACGACCGGCTGTTTGTCGAGCACGTTCTACGTGTCGGCGCAGCAGCAGCTAGACGACATGGTGAAGCTGGCCGAACGGATCGACGACAACGTCTTCCTGGCGAAGCTGGCGATCTATGCTCGTCAACGTGGAATGATGAAGGATATGCCGGCGGCGCTACTGGTAATCTTGTCGACCCGCGACAACGAACTTACGCATCAGGTCTTCGATCGCATCGTCGATAACGGCCGCATGCTGCGGAGCGTTTTCCAGATGGTTCGTAGTGGGCAGTTTGGTCGCACGGGTTTGTCTTCCAGCTTGAAGCGGGCGTTTCAGCGTTGGTTGAACGAGGCTTCGACGCAAAAGCTATTGTCCGCTTCGATCGGCAACGATCCTTCACTGCGCGACGTGTTGCGAATGGCTCGTCCGAAGCCGAAGGATAACCAGCGTCGTGCGCTGTTTGGTTGGTTGACCAACAAGCCGGTCGCCCAGTGGGCTCCGGCTACGCTGGCCGACTTGCCGGAAGAAGTGCGGCGTCTGGAAGAATACCGTCAGGCGAAGTACGCCGACTATCAGGTTCGCCTGCTGGAAGGCCTGAAGGTTCGTTGGGACATGCTGGCCGATAAGGCATTGGACGACAAGGTCTGGAAGGAAATCGCCAAGCAGATGGGACCGCAGGCACTGCGGATGAATCTGAACACGCTACTGCGTCATGGTGTGCTGCGTGGTTTCCGAGGTAAGCCGGACGCCGAAATGGTTTCGATGATTGCGAAGCGATTCGCAGACGAGAACGAAATCAAGCGTTCCAAGCAGTTGCCTTACCAATACCTGGCGGCGTACAAGTTTGCTGACGAAAAGATGCCGCAAGCGATCAAGGGGGCGCTGCATCGCGCCGCGGAGATCGCTTGTCAGAACGTTCCGCAGTTGCCAGGTCCCGTGCTGATCGGGCTCGACGTCTCTGGTTCGATGCATTGGCCAGTGACCGGTTACCAAGGCTTCGGCGCAACTTCCGCAATGAAGTGTGTCGACGTTGCGGCTTTGTTCGCGGCAGCCATTTTGCGTCGCAACCCAGACAGCGTCGTCGTGCCGTTCGATACGGCCGCTTACGAAGCTCGCATCGATCCGAACGATTCGATCTTAAGCTTGTCCGAGCGGTTGGCTCGTTACGGTGGTGGTGGAACCAATTGCTCGAAGGCATTGGAAGCCGCCAACACACGTTACGCCGATCGTCCGTTCGTGGGTGCGGTTCTGCTCAGCGACAACGAGAGCTGGGTGACGTCGGGTCCTTCTTACGGAACGAGTCAGACGGAAGTGATGCAGCAGTGGCAGAAGTTCGTCGGAAATCAGATGAAGCTGCGTGGACACGAGATCGCGTCTCCGAAGCTGATCTGTATCGACTTGCAGCCGAACAAGACGACTCAGGCACCTGACCGGAAGGATATCTTGAACGTGGGAGGCTTCAGCGATGCGGTCTTCCAGGTCGTGGCATCATTCCTCGAGGGAGACGCCGGGCAGTTTGTTGCTCAGATCGAAGCGACAAACCTGTCGTCTTGA
- the ruvA gene encoding Holliday junction branch migration protein RuvA has protein sequence MITKITGKLVSVELTSVTLGIDAFEYEVLVPEFVRRQVQGQIGQKVSFFTINYLDGDPSRGRMTPRLVGFSNHIEREFFELFCSVDGVGVKKALRAMVRPVQEVANQIEQQDAKGLSALPGIGPATADRIVAKLRRKVPKFALLITGADGESAEASRDVVTETFEVLLQLGHSETQARKLLDKAMAEKKSYKDVDSLVQAVYKIAHQEG, from the coding sequence TTGATCACCAAAATCACCGGCAAGCTTGTTTCGGTTGAACTCACAAGTGTCACGCTGGGCATCGACGCCTTCGAATATGAAGTGCTGGTGCCAGAGTTTGTCCGCCGCCAGGTCCAAGGCCAGATTGGCCAGAAGGTTTCGTTCTTCACGATCAATTACCTCGACGGCGATCCTTCCCGAGGCCGCATGACCCCGCGACTGGTCGGTTTTTCGAACCATATCGAACGAGAGTTTTTCGAGCTGTTTTGCTCGGTGGACGGGGTCGGCGTGAAAAAAGCTTTGCGAGCAATGGTCCGTCCGGTCCAAGAAGTCGCCAATCAGATCGAACAACAGGACGCCAAGGGTCTGTCGGCCCTCCCAGGCATCGGTCCGGCCACCGCCGACCGGATTGTGGCGAAGCTGCGCCGCAAGGTTCCGAAGTTCGCCCTGTTGATTACCGGGGCCGATGGAGAATCGGCCGAAGCCTCGCGCGATGTCGTTACCGAAACGTTCGAGGTGCTGCTGCAACTGGGGCACAGCGAGACCCAGGCCCGCAAGCTGCTGGACAAGGCCATGGCCGAGAAAAAGAGCTACAAGGACGTGGATTCCCTCGTTCAGGCAGTGTACAAAATTGCTCATCAAGAGGGATAA
- a CDS encoding TspO/MBR family protein → MDANNPRTTPVWQQVVALAGWLVLCFAAAGVGSSFTLPQIGTWYAELNKPSFNPPNWIFGPVWSTLYLMMAIAAWLTWRKSGWSSAPFALILFCIQLLLNTAWSVLFFGLQNPVAAAFDIVLLWGAILATIIAFWPHSRVAALLLVPYLAWVSFASILNFTIVALN, encoded by the coding sequence ATGGATGCGAATAACCCGCGTACGACCCCCGTTTGGCAGCAAGTTGTGGCTTTGGCCGGCTGGCTGGTTCTTTGTTTCGCCGCGGCTGGCGTGGGGTCTTCGTTTACCCTGCCCCAGATCGGGACGTGGTATGCCGAACTGAACAAGCCGTCGTTCAATCCACCGAATTGGATCTTTGGCCCGGTCTGGTCGACGCTTTACCTGATGATGGCCATCGCCGCCTGGCTGACGTGGCGAAAAAGTGGCTGGTCGTCGGCTCCGTTCGCCTTGATCCTCTTCTGTATCCAATTGCTGCTGAATACGGCGTGGAGCGTGTTGTTTTTTGGCCTGCAAAACCCGGTGGCGGCCGCCTTCGATATTGTTCTGCTGTGGGGTGCGATCCTTGCCACCATCATCGCTTTCTGGCCGCACAGTCGCGTTGCCGCTTTGCTGCTCGTTCCTTACCTGGCCTGGGTCAGCTTCGCATCGATCTTGAATTTCACGATCGTTGCCCTGAATTGA
- a CDS encoding DUF1559 domain-containing protein, with the protein MSLNPARRIHGFTLVELLVVIAIIGVLIALLLPAVQQAREAARRIQCSNNLKQLGLSLHNYHDTYGSFPSGVLRPTNPPSQPGWASAGPAGWVWSSLLLPFIEQPALHDQLGVTSGGSAFTQYQAAQVSLDAYRCPSDIGPILNDRSWWDAKSDDSHQIAYASYKAVNSHGYPQTHNSGTVTYNKATGGFYANSGTKFRDITDGTSNTLAITESSYRPIYGRIGGVWAASIDSDSNNPRDSMMDNLVAGPVKINQVSFADNTYNIPGWAKGYMVMMAPNSYHPGGVMSVKFDGSVEFLSETIDHSPENFETVSATPNSVLEYMMNIQDGVPVNKN; encoded by the coding sequence ATGTCGTTGAATCCTGCGCGGAGGATTCACGGGTTTACGCTCGTGGAACTTCTGGTCGTGATCGCCATCATCGGCGTTCTGATTGCGTTGCTTTTGCCTGCTGTTCAACAGGCACGCGAAGCCGCTCGTCGTATCCAGTGCTCGAACAACCTGAAGCAACTTGGTTTGTCGCTGCACAACTATCACGATACCTACGGTTCGTTTCCCTCTGGCGTCCTTCGCCCAACCAATCCGCCATCGCAGCCAGGTTGGGCTTCCGCAGGTCCGGCGGGCTGGGTTTGGTCTTCGCTGCTACTGCCTTTTATTGAACAGCCAGCGCTACACGATCAACTCGGCGTGACCAGCGGCGGAAGTGCGTTCACGCAGTACCAGGCCGCCCAGGTTTCGCTCGATGCGTATCGCTGTCCATCGGACATCGGTCCGATTCTGAACGATCGTTCGTGGTGGGATGCCAAGTCAGACGACAGCCACCAGATCGCCTATGCCAGCTACAAAGCAGTGAATTCACATGGCTATCCTCAAACGCACAACTCCGGCACGGTGACCTACAACAAGGCAACCGGCGGATTCTATGCCAACTCGGGCACCAAGTTCCGTGACATCACTGACGGAACCAGCAACACGCTGGCGATTACCGAGTCTTCGTATCGTCCGATCTACGGCCGTATTGGTGGCGTGTGGGCCGCGAGCATCGACTCAGACTCGAACAACCCACGCGACTCGATGATGGACAACCTGGTCGCTGGTCCGGTGAAGATCAACCAGGTTTCGTTCGCCGACAACACCTACAACATCCCTGGCTGGGCCAAGGGCTATATGGTGATGATGGCTCCGAACAGTTATCACCCAGGCGGCGTCATGTCGGTGAAGTTCGACGGTTCGGTCGAGTTCCTCAGCGAAACGATCGACCACTCGCCCGAGAACTTCGAGACCGTTTCGGCCACGCCGAACAGCGTGCTCGAATACATGATGAACATTCAAGATGGCGTTCCCGTCAACAAGAACTAA
- the ruvB gene encoding Holliday junction branch migration DNA helicase RuvB gives MGREAILQGDNGPSEEDKSLRPQSLSEMVGQLEVRERLKVVVDAAVKRDEPLGHILFDGPPGLGKTTFATCIPKDLGVNYQLTSGPALQAPKDLVPYLTNADEKSILFIDEIHRLPKAVEEYLYTAMEDFRIDIVLGEGTNARTINLQIKPFTLIGATTRSGMLTAPLRDRFPLREHLDFYTKEELAEIISRNARKLDVTIEDDAALEISCRSRGTPRVANNRLRWIRDYVTSKADGHINMALAQDAMKMQQIDGLGLDNQDRKYLLTILRVFAGGPAGIEAIAHTMNAATETLADEVEPFLLRTGLLVRTPRGRMVTNKATEHITKILGEAGKSLLD, from the coding sequence ATGGGCAGGGAAGCGATATTACAAGGGGATAACGGCCCCAGCGAAGAAGACAAGAGTCTTCGTCCGCAATCCCTTTCCGAAATGGTCGGCCAACTCGAAGTCCGCGAGCGTCTGAAGGTGGTCGTCGATGCCGCCGTGAAACGGGACGAGCCGCTAGGGCATATCCTGTTCGATGGCCCGCCGGGACTCGGCAAAACGACCTTCGCGACCTGCATTCCCAAAGACCTGGGAGTCAATTATCAGCTAACCTCGGGGCCGGCACTACAGGCCCCCAAAGATCTCGTTCCCTACCTAACCAATGCCGACGAGAAGTCGATTCTCTTCATCGACGAAATCCATCGCTTGCCCAAAGCGGTGGAAGAATACCTCTACACGGCGATGGAAGACTTCCGGATCGATATCGTGCTAGGGGAGGGGACCAACGCCCGAACGATCAATCTGCAGATCAAGCCATTCACCTTGATCGGGGCGACCACGCGCAGCGGGATGCTGACCGCACCATTACGCGATCGTTTTCCGCTTCGAGAGCATCTCGACTTCTACACCAAAGAAGAACTGGCAGAAATCATCAGCCGTAACGCCCGGAAGTTGGACGTGACGATCGAAGACGATGCGGCCCTGGAAATCTCGTGCCGAAGCCGAGGCACCCCGCGCGTGGCCAACAATCGACTGCGTTGGATTCGTGACTATGTCACCAGCAAAGCAGATGGGCACATCAACATGGCCCTGGCCCAGGACGCCATGAAGATGCAACAGATCGACGGTCTTGGATTGGATAACCAGGACCGTAAATACCTGCTGACAATTCTCCGCGTCTTCGCCGGCGGGCCAGCCGGGATCGAAGCGATCGCTCACACCATGAACGCCGCTACCGAAACGCTGGCCGACGAAGTCGAACCGTTCCTTCTGCGGACCGGACTGTTGGTTCGTACGCCCCGCGGACGCATGGTCACCAATAAAGCGACCGAACACATCACGAAAATCTTGGGCGAAGCAGGCAAATCGCTGCTCGATTGA
- a CDS encoding divalent cation transporter has translation MPTWLTVTLLTLMAGMAMPLGAIVASLEHIHPDWLEKEFRHSVMAFGGGALFSAVALVLVPEGIEELPAHYSVFWFVLGGFVFCGLDILLARHNSPTTQLVAMLSDFIPEAMALGAAFSTGGNTGVLLAMLIGLQNLPEGFNAYREMTQRPNVPSLHIVLVFGLLALLGPVAGLGGYFFLAQFPAVVAAIKLVAGGGILFLVFQDIAPQARLENTWAPALGAVLGFALGVLGHELLP, from the coding sequence ATGCCCACCTGGTTGACGGTTACCTTACTGACGTTGATGGCCGGCATGGCTATGCCGCTGGGCGCTATTGTTGCGAGTCTTGAACACATCCACCCAGACTGGCTGGAAAAAGAATTTCGCCACTCCGTGATGGCGTTTGGTGGTGGAGCGTTGTTCTCGGCGGTGGCCTTGGTATTGGTGCCCGAGGGCATTGAAGAATTGCCCGCCCACTACTCGGTTTTCTGGTTTGTGCTGGGAGGCTTTGTCTTTTGCGGGCTCGACATTTTGTTAGCACGCCATAACAGTCCAACGACGCAGCTTGTGGCGATGTTGTCCGACTTCATTCCAGAAGCAATGGCTTTGGGCGCGGCGTTCAGCACCGGTGGCAACACAGGCGTTCTGCTCGCGATGTTGATCGGTCTGCAAAATCTTCCGGAAGGTTTTAACGCGTACCGCGAGATGACTCAGCGGCCGAACGTTCCGAGTTTGCACATTGTGCTGGTGTTTGGCTTGCTGGCGTTGCTCGGCCCGGTCGCTGGCCTGGGTGGCTATTTCTTTCTCGCTCAGTTTCCGGCAGTCGTCGCGGCGATCAAACTTGTCGCAGGGGGTGGCATTTTGTTTCTCGTCTTTCAAGACATCGCTCCCCAAGCCCGGCTCGAGAATACCTGGGCTCCGGCACTGGGCGCCGTGCTCGGCTTTGCGCTGGGTGTGCTGGGACACGAGTTGCTCCCTTAG
- a CDS encoding zinc ribbon domain-containing protein, which produces MPEVADHEDSLIASEVVSHDELVAAEIAQPHGEPCSSCGCPIEPGDKFCPACGAPHQVTVAEEKKTPDDATLKKYFHCQTCGANVSIDPQELSYVCPFCDSTYVVEYSPDVSGRQLPEFVIPFRITQEMAMEKFRNWIKGNAWYRPGDLHMAEIEDKLRGVYLPFWSFSMLAQSVWNASIGEYWYETETYTTMENGKMVTKTRRVQRTEWWPLSGKHHQYYSGYMISASKGLSQADADRIKPFSPLAAKRYQPYFLAGWAAEEYQMEIEDAKKICYEEFYRRERSNITRFLPGDTSREMNVHTEFSFEHSDLYLLPIYLLTYRYKDQVYRFLVNGQTGLINGDKPVSWTRIGAAIAAGVFAVVAIIILVMLLSAVMR; this is translated from the coding sequence ATGCCGGAAGTCGCTGACCACGAAGACTCGTTGATCGCCTCCGAGGTTGTTTCGCACGATGAATTGGTTGCGGCGGAAATCGCCCAGCCGCATGGCGAACCTTGTTCCAGCTGTGGTTGCCCGATCGAACCGGGCGACAAGTTTTGCCCTGCCTGTGGTGCTCCGCACCAGGTCACCGTCGCCGAAGAGAAGAAGACGCCGGACGACGCCACGCTGAAGAAGTACTTCCACTGCCAGACCTGCGGTGCGAACGTCTCGATCGATCCGCAGGAACTAAGCTACGTCTGTCCATTTTGCGATTCGACCTACGTGGTGGAATACTCGCCCGACGTCAGCGGTCGGCAGTTGCCAGAGTTCGTCATCCCATTTCGGATCACGCAAGAGATGGCGATGGAGAAGTTTCGCAACTGGATCAAGGGCAACGCCTGGTATCGGCCAGGCGACTTGCACATGGCGGAAATCGAAGACAAGCTGCGCGGCGTTTACCTGCCGTTCTGGAGCTTCTCGATGCTCGCTCAAAGTGTCTGGAACGCTTCGATTGGTGAGTATTGGTACGAGACCGAAACTTACACCACGATGGAAAACGGCAAGATGGTCACCAAGACCCGCCGCGTCCAGCGAACCGAGTGGTGGCCGCTCAGCGGCAAGCATCATCAGTACTACAGCGGCTACATGATCTCGGCCAGCAAAGGCCTTAGCCAGGCCGACGCCGACCGCATCAAGCCGTTCTCGCCCTTGGCGGCCAAGCGTTACCAGCCTTACTTCCTGGCTGGCTGGGCGGCGGAAGAGTACCAGATGGAAATCGAAGACGCGAAGAAGATTTGCTACGAGGAATTCTATCGTCGCGAGCGTAGCAACATCACGCGTTTCCTGCCTGGCGATACGAGCCGCGAGATGAACGTTCATACCGAGTTCTCTTTCGAGCACTCTGACCTTTACCTGCTGCCGATCTATCTGCTGACCTACCGCTACAAAGATCAGGTCTATCGATTTCTGGTCAACGGTCAGACTGGATTGATCAACGGCGACAAGCCGGTCTCGTGGACTCGCATTGGAGCGGCGATCGCGGCAGGGGTCTTTGCGGTAGTGGCCATCATTATTCTCGTCATGCTGCTTTCGGCTGTGATGCGGTAA
- a CDS encoding zinc ribbon domain-containing protein, whose amino-acid sequence MSDLIEKCHVCGGLIDEEDLFCGNCGTEAPHREQGNTPTSTLSTHSFSCSGCGAAMSYSAEAEALRCPFCGSTQLEKGSDHKVIAPSQVLPFKITEAEAQQILREAIGKGFWRPPDLSEKAVIKNMVPVYVPYWVFSADVATNWTADTSQTPFGASGDWYPLAGEHSNQYSGVLVGASGVLTPNETSQLCPFDMSQTVTPDQVDLDRYTVEQFNVARKYARPMARSVLESLERSSVDAAYVPPRSRNVQVNLRIQNMASEPMLLPIWIMAYQYKDVVYRFLVNGQNGRSTGHGPVSYHRLYVILGTVAAVGLGLVALAALCGGLGSLLSR is encoded by the coding sequence ATGAGCGACCTAATCGAAAAGTGCCATGTCTGCGGCGGACTGATCGACGAAGAAGATCTCTTCTGCGGGAACTGCGGTACCGAAGCCCCTCATCGCGAGCAAGGCAACACGCCAACCTCCACACTTTCGACCCACAGCTTCAGTTGCAGCGGTTGTGGTGCGGCGATGAGCTATTCGGCCGAAGCGGAAGCACTTCGTTGCCCCTTCTGTGGATCGACTCAGCTTGAAAAGGGATCTGATCACAAAGTGATCGCGCCGAGCCAGGTGCTGCCATTCAAGATCACCGAAGCTGAGGCGCAACAGATTTTGCGCGAGGCAATCGGTAAGGGTTTTTGGCGACCGCCAGATCTATCGGAGAAAGCGGTCATCAAGAATATGGTGCCGGTCTATGTACCGTACTGGGTGTTCTCGGCAGACGTGGCAACCAATTGGACGGCCGATACAAGTCAGACGCCGTTTGGAGCAAGCGGCGATTGGTATCCCTTAGCCGGCGAGCACTCGAATCAGTACTCCGGCGTGTTGGTAGGGGCCAGTGGCGTGCTGACGCCCAATGAAACGTCGCAGCTCTGTCCGTTTGACATGAGCCAGACGGTGACGCCTGATCAGGTTGATCTCGACCGATATACGGTCGAGCAGTTCAACGTCGCACGGAAGTATGCTCGACCGATGGCTCGCTCGGTGCTGGAATCGTTAGAACGCAGTTCCGTAGATGCTGCCTACGTTCCTCCGCGAAGCCGCAACGTTCAAGTGAACTTGCGGATTCAAAATATGGCCAGCGAGCCAATGCTGTTGCCGATTTGGATCATGGCCTATCAGTACAAAGACGTGGTATATCGATTCCTCGTCAATGGACAGAACGGCCGATCGACTGGTCATGGCCCCGTTTCCTATCATCGCTTGTATGTGATTCTCGGAACGGTCGCCGCGGTAGGTCTGGGCCTGGTCGCGCTCGCAGCCCTGTGTGGTGGACTGGGATCGCTGCTTTCGCGGTGA
- a CDS encoding metallophosphoesterase family protein, with the protein MKLSRRIWLKLSSAFAWTGPAALAQAEDATATTAAPIDPAKPFGDEFKQLDSLAVGNWWEKKPKGKNIPPSLIVPRNEVVAFVVYTQANGVLKMTAQLFPLKPDEARVARLEVQKDGEWTEIAREEVLFPGWSAHFRVEDWDGTKTVPYRVRHGNDAMFEGTIRRDPVDKNEIVVANMSCNSSRTTGERHEIVENLLHQDPDLLFFAGDQTYRHTEHTAGWIEFGLQFRDVLKDRPTICTPDDHDVGQPNLWGENGRLSTLAGNADGGFMYPAEYVNMVQRQQSWHLPDSPDPATIERGITVYFTSMKVGGVDFCILEDRKFKSGPAGKIPQMGPRPDHINDPKYDPASIDLPGLVLLGERQLKFLKDWGQDWSDVDMKCVLSQTAFCGAVHMHGSETGRLLADLDCNGWPQTGRRKALEEIRRAKAIHLCGDQHLSVVVKHGIDHFGDGPFGFTSPALVNTIYGRWWHPEDEKPGPNPVPDSPLPWTGDFKDGLGNKISMMAYANPPNIKDEKQRADGYGLVRFNKQSQQVTLECWPRFSDAKKGNSEQFPGWPITVAVADYDGRKPVGFLPELRFPEGTNPVVQVVHDNTGDVLYTQRIHGTSFRPPVYAEGTHTVQLGQTQINETTLASLAITEDATPIEVAFA; encoded by the coding sequence ATGAAGCTTTCTCGACGTATCTGGCTGAAGCTATCATCCGCTTTTGCCTGGACCGGTCCGGCAGCTTTGGCCCAAGCCGAAGATGCCACCGCCACGACCGCAGCCCCCATCGATCCTGCCAAACCTTTCGGCGATGAATTCAAGCAACTCGACTCCCTGGCCGTCGGCAACTGGTGGGAGAAGAAGCCGAAGGGAAAGAACATTCCTCCTTCGCTTATCGTTCCTCGCAACGAAGTGGTCGCCTTCGTGGTTTACACGCAGGCCAACGGCGTCTTGAAGATGACCGCCCAACTCTTTCCTTTAAAGCCAGACGAAGCCCGCGTCGCGCGTCTAGAAGTGCAGAAGGATGGCGAGTGGACCGAGATCGCTCGTGAAGAGGTGCTGTTCCCAGGCTGGAGTGCGCACTTCCGCGTGGAAGATTGGGATGGCACGAAAACGGTTCCTTACCGCGTGCGTCACGGCAACGACGCGATGTTCGAGGGAACGATCCGTAGAGATCCCGTCGACAAGAACGAGATCGTCGTCGCCAATATGTCGTGCAACTCTTCCCGCACGACCGGCGAACGTCACGAGATCGTCGAGAACCTGCTGCATCAAGATCCGGACCTGCTGTTCTTCGCCGGCGACCAGACCTATCGTCATACCGAACACACCGCTGGCTGGATCGAATTTGGTTTGCAGTTCCGGGATGTCTTGAAAGATCGACCAACGATTTGCACGCCCGACGATCACGACGTGGGCCAGCCCAATCTTTGGGGCGAGAACGGTCGGCTGTCGACCTTGGCGGGCAACGCCGATGGCGGTTTTATGTACCCGGCCGAGTACGTCAACATGGTGCAGCGACAGCAGTCGTGGCATCTGCCAGACTCGCCCGATCCGGCGACCATCGAACGCGGCATCACGGTCTACTTCACCAGTATGAAAGTGGGTGGCGTCGACTTTTGTATTCTGGAAGATCGCAAATTCAAGAGCGGCCCTGCCGGTAAGATTCCGCAGATGGGACCTCGCCCGGATCATATCAACGATCCGAAGTACGATCCCGCCTCGATCGACCTGCCAGGCCTCGTCCTGCTGGGCGAACGCCAGCTCAAGTTCCTGAAAGATTGGGGACAAGACTGGAGCGACGTCGACATGAAGTGTGTTCTGTCGCAAACCGCTTTCTGCGGTGCCGTGCACATGCATGGCAGCGAAACAGGTCGCTTGCTGGCCGATCTCGACTGCAATGGCTGGCCGCAAACGGGTCGCCGAAAAGCACTCGAAGAAATTCGTCGTGCCAAGGCGATCCACCTTTGCGGTGACCAGCATCTGTCGGTCGTCGTGAAGCATGGCATCGACCATTTCGGCGACGGCCCGTTCGGGTTCACCAGTCCGGCGCTCGTCAACACGATCTACGGACGTTGGTGGCACCCAGAAGATGAAAAGCCAGGCCCGAACCCAGTTCCCGATAGCCCGCTGCCGTGGACCGGCGATTTCAAAGATGGCCTGGGCAACAAGATCTCGATGATGGCGTACGCCAACCCGCCGAACATCAAGGACGAGAAGCAACGTGCCGATGGTTATGGCCTGGTTCGCTTCAACAAGCAGAGCCAGCAAGTCACCCTCGAATGCTGGCCACGTTTCTCCGACGCGAAGAAGGGAAACAGCGAGCAGTTCCCAGGCTGGCCCATTACCGTGGCGGTTGCCGATTACGATGGCCGCAAGCCGGTGGGCTTCCTGCCAGAGTTGCGTTTCCCGGAAGGCACCAACCCGGTCGTTCAGGTCGTTCACGACAACACCGGCGATGTCCTTTACACGCAGCGGATTCACGGTACCTCGTTCCGCCCGCCGGTCTACGCAGAAGGAACGCATACCGTTCAACTCGGTCAGACCCAGATCAACGAAACGACACTCGCTTCGCTGGCCATCACCGAAGATGCCACGCCGATCGAAGTTGCTTTCGCCTAG